The Candidatus Nanohalovita haloferacivicina genome has a window encoding:
- the metG gene encoding methionine--tRNA ligase has protein sequence MFIADEERVTITSALPYIHGVPHLGNMAGSVLPAELLHRYYDVRGTENIFVCGGDVHGTPLELEALERGEDPRDIKDEQTQKVKEAYESLNVDFTIFSDTHSEYNRKQTHDMFEELYCNGLINEKTQNMAYCEDDERFLPDRYIEGECPHCGGLARGDQCDDCGKLVEPKEIENAECQICNGNNIEFRDTDHLFLDLTEFKDEIKAWIKDEKPVPENMEKQILHDLEEAEDRSITRDQDWGFQIPVERANERIEEEDLDVEKLDPEVYDEKVLYVWFDAPIGYIGFTRELFEDSDEWKDHWNTDADIFYSIGKDNAIFHTVIWPTMLLGSRNEEIEYGLPEYEFIQQYLMWEDGAFSKSRNRGIFIDEAVEYYPADYWRFYLAKMLPTDHDTNFSWDDFESEINNVLNDTVGNFVNRTLSLAEQWFDNEVPEADLTEDDREMLEEVEGLVEEYNSKFEERSPKEALDRGLALARAGDRYLSEEEPWNNEDRREETIYVALQIINKLGCTLYPFIPESSEKIMSMLGEDSQIDSEQDLLSEDDLRPVEAGRELGEREILFEKIDVSEQKDKVDTMEEESEEDNVLNIETVSFEEFGEMDIRVGEVLSVEDHPNADRLYKVQIDVGETTLQTCAGLRNHYEAEELEGRKVVVLANLEPAELRGETSECMMLAAEDDSGNVSLLTTDQEMSIGSKIK, from the coding sequence ATATTTATCGCAGACGAAGAACGAGTTACGATCACATCAGCACTACCTTACATCCACGGAGTACCCCACCTCGGTAACATGGCAGGATCCGTGCTTCCAGCAGAGCTACTACACAGATACTACGATGTGAGAGGTACAGAAAACATCTTCGTCTGCGGAGGCGACGTCCACGGCACACCACTGGAACTGGAAGCCCTGGAAAGAGGGGAGGACCCACGAGACATCAAAGACGAACAAACACAGAAAGTCAAAGAAGCCTACGAAAGCCTGAACGTAGACTTCACAATCTTCTCAGACACTCACTCAGAATACAACAGGAAACAGACTCACGACATGTTCGAAGAACTTTACTGCAACGGCCTGATCAACGAGAAAACACAGAACATGGCCTACTGTGAGGACGATGAAAGATTCCTCCCCGATAGATACATTGAAGGAGAATGCCCTCACTGCGGAGGCCTTGCACGAGGAGACCAGTGCGATGACTGTGGAAAACTGGTTGAGCCCAAGGAAATAGAAAATGCAGAATGCCAGATCTGTAACGGAAATAATATCGAGTTCAGAGATACCGATCACCTTTTCCTTGACCTGACAGAGTTCAAGGACGAAATTAAGGCCTGGATCAAAGATGAGAAACCTGTGCCAGAAAACATGGAGAAACAGATTCTTCACGACCTGGAGGAGGCCGAGGACCGGTCAATTACACGCGATCAGGACTGGGGATTCCAGATTCCTGTAGAAAGGGCAAATGAGAGAATCGAGGAAGAAGACCTTGACGTTGAAAAACTTGATCCGGAAGTCTATGATGAAAAAGTTCTGTACGTGTGGTTTGACGCCCCTATCGGATATATTGGGTTTACCAGAGAGCTTTTCGAGGATTCAGATGAGTGGAAGGATCACTGGAACACTGATGCAGATATTTTCTACTCTATCGGAAAAGACAATGCTATTTTCCACACAGTTATCTGGCCTACAATGCTTCTCGGATCAAGAAACGAAGAAATCGAGTACGGGCTTCCGGAGTATGAGTTTATCCAGCAGTACTTGATGTGGGAGGACGGAGCTTTCTCGAAGTCCAGAAACCGTGGAATATTCATCGATGAGGCCGTAGAGTACTATCCTGCGGATTACTGGAGGTTCTACCTTGCCAAAATGCTTCCAACAGACCACGATACCAACTTTTCCTGGGACGACTTCGAGTCCGAGATCAACAACGTGTTGAACGACACGGTAGGAAACTTCGTCAACAGGACTCTCAGCCTTGCCGAGCAATGGTTCGACAACGAAGTGCCGGAAGCAGATCTTACTGAAGATGATAGAGAAATGCTTGAAGAAGTAGAAGGCCTGGTAGAAGAGTATAATTCAAAGTTTGAGGAACGATCTCCGAAAGAAGCTCTTGACAGAGGCCTTGCGCTTGCGAGAGCCGGTGACAGGTATCTTTCAGAGGAGGAGCCGTGGAACAATGAGGATCGCAGAGAGGAGACAATCTACGTTGCCCTGCAGATTATCAATAAACTGGGTTGCACACTCTACCCATTCATTCCGGAAAGCAGTGAAAAGATCATGAGCATGCTAGGAGAAGATTCACAGATTGACAGCGAGCAGGACCTTCTTTCGGAAGATGATCTCAGGCCTGTGGAAGCTGGCAGAGAGCTTGGAGAAAGAGAGATTTTATTTGAGAAGATCGACGTTTCAGAGCAGAAGGACAAGGTTGATACTATGGAAGAAGAATCAGAAGAGGACAACGTTTTGAACATTGAAACCGTAAGCTTCGAGGAGTTTGGAGAAATGGATATCCGAGTAGGAGAGGTTCTCTCCGTAGAGGATCATCCAAACGCTGACAGGCTTTATAAGGTACAGATCGATGTGGGCGAAACCACTCTTCAGACCTGTGCAGGCCTCAGAAACCATTACGAAGCAGAAGAGCTCGAAGGCCGTAAAGTAGTAGTTTTAGCGAACCTTGAGCCAGCAGAACTGCGAGGCGAGACGAGTGAATGTATGATGCTAGCTGCTGAAGATGATTCCGGTAATGTGTCATTGTTGACCACCGATCAAGAGATGAGTATTGGCAGCAAGATAAAGTAG
- a CDS encoding non-canonical purine NTP pyrophosphatase encodes MEIIFATGNSGKVEEMQPIFEDTDYSLKQQPADIEEIDALDVKDVAKRKARDAAEALEEDFVLVEDTGFYVEGLNGFPGAKASFFDYTCGAENLLKLLDGKENRKAYFKTAVALYHEGEVEIFTGKMTGEIPEKPRGEAVEELPYNSIIVPDHGDGSTLAENPELKDENFMRVEATEKFIDWLKREGL; translated from the coding sequence ATGGAGATCATCTTCGCCACAGGAAATTCTGGAAAAGTAGAGGAAATGCAGCCAATATTCGAAGACACAGATTACTCGCTGAAACAGCAACCAGCAGACATCGAGGAAATCGACGCACTGGATGTAAAGGACGTGGCGAAGAGAAAAGCAAGGGACGCGGCAGAGGCCCTCGAAGAAGATTTCGTACTGGTAGAAGATACGGGATTCTACGTTGAGGGGTTAAACGGTTTTCCTGGCGCGAAGGCCTCTTTCTTTGACTACACATGCGGAGCTGAAAACTTGCTCAAATTACTGGATGGAAAGGAAAACAGGAAGGCCTACTTCAAGACAGCTGTCGCCCTTTATCACGAAGGAGAAGTAGAGATTTTTACAGGAAAAATGACAGGTGAGATACCAGAGAAGCCTAGAGGAGAGGCCGTTGAAGAACTTCCTTACAACAGTATTATCGTGCCTGATCATGGCGATGGAAGCACTCTTGCGGAAAACCCTGAACTCAAGGATGAGAACTTCATGAGGGTTGAGGCCACAGAAAAATTCATCGACTGGCTTAAACGTGAAGGGCTCTAG
- a CDS encoding HAD hydrolase-like protein, with protein MDEITGKKTFFFDIERTLMKWDETLIGAEELVSKLRDNGKTVKFHTDNSLISRKAYSKRLTSNGIPAEEKDILNSAYVAAEHLYRQEINKVFTVGETGLIEELDRRDISISRDAKNTVIGLDRKFNYDKLSRVMEKSGEGRVFTLSNQKFFEKSSGLKPHQKPINQAVREFSDTKNLGKPSDEFRDVFRNYFSYYPGSSVVIGDRKEDIIFGNKLGMTTVAVMSGEIDEEYLKNAEGDEEPDFGLSSLHRLSKKII; from the coding sequence ATGGACGAGATAACCGGAAAGAAAACATTCTTCTTCGATATTGAAAGAACCCTGATGAAGTGGGATGAAACACTGATAGGGGCCGAAGAACTAGTCAGTAAGCTCAGAGACAACGGGAAAACAGTAAAATTCCATACAGATAACTCCTTGATCTCCAGAAAGGCCTACTCAAAAAGATTGACCTCTAACGGCATTCCAGCAGAGGAAAAAGACATTCTTAACTCGGCATACGTGGCCGCAGAACATCTCTATCGCCAAGAAATCAACAAGGTTTTCACAGTCGGAGAGACAGGTCTTATCGAAGAGTTGGACAGAAGAGATATCAGCATTTCCCGAGACGCGAAAAATACCGTGATAGGCCTTGACAGAAAGTTCAACTACGATAAGCTGTCCAGAGTAATGGAGAAAAGTGGCGAAGGCCGTGTTTTTACCTTAAGCAATCAGAAGTTTTTCGAGAAAAGTTCAGGCCTTAAACCTCATCAGAAACCTATTAATCAGGCCGTCCGCGAGTTTTCCGACACGAAAAACCTTGGAAAGCCGTCAGATGAATTCAGAGACGTATTCAGAAATTACTTTTCATACTATCCCGGTAGCTCTGTAGTGATTGGCGACAGAAAAGAGGACATAATCTTCGGTAACAAGCTAGGAATGACAACTGTAGCGGTAATGTCCGGAGAGATCGACGAAGAGTATCTGAAGAATGCTGAAGGAGATGAAGAACCTGATTTCGGGCTTTCAAGCCTTCACAGGCTTTCAAAGAAGATTATCTAG
- a CDS encoding lectin-like protein, translating to MGLKLGKIFTVFILAILLVSTGAAYTNWDPGEPSNTGGNEECAEMFTTSYWNDQPCDENLPAICEASDGTYSTTGSMSWMAARDVCESRGEHLVVINDQSEQNYLQANYGYGWIGYRQSSTGSEPGGGWGWSADLESEVVSSSSSVQDVDSDGDYVRGRPVKTTFTYEVQNPYKPIDTAFALDGSGSMGNSRYDVADATKDYIDGANTGQGDTIAVSELGEQLQSLTTDKSDAKSAADRYWDESRSSCIGCGISKAHDHLKEGNNPIQVIVVLADAQGGYSGQADDARDDGVEVHGIMYPGADINNFEKVTDSTCEMNSDENSDGDNCWYGSSGTIDEVYDSIQEEVQAEATADLNMVMPDYTYTQDSFDSLENHADGENYIREDIDASSGTHTETFTWRPLTDGSGKVVKTGSSYIDFRSDGSTTTYNFPSSHTEDIYYVDLNVSDHSLLRRNGMITVNLTLRNKGNIESKTRPLHLTDEDNNILSRQIDPIPAGGKHYEVFRVAENNLTFRDAQRITAHIDPNTGGFWSTAPLGEGEALEPDETNNDMPIGYPPLLSSTSPSTVNWDDNFRFSLNFDHYYPDQVQGNYTVLEDGNKIRDEASYSKPAEGTLRTNQIDNDESRIYYNITSKIRGPQGALSVYNHTFYVSNPRPEIYAAEPKNLNSVYQNPVQLRAFVDDENNVENSNGLNVSIYNQETGNLLKEVEGVAPRTPVSYSWSEADEAGKTYRWNVTVSDDWDTVSEVFRFVKGSRVSYRTETESNYSYSGVVTSSGGQGAFRYSVRNRLEFNKNNMRTTLSGVDARFESTGTGTKSYALPKESSKTFNIIVNPGNGLEGQQYLTVTTTNEDLGINNTDKIPIFIRSDAKRSRGVPGLSILNILFMILASTLYFAGSH from the coding sequence ATGGGCTTGAAACTTGGTAAAATCTTTACAGTTTTTATTCTGGCCATACTTCTGGTTTCAACAGGTGCTGCCTACACTAACTGGGACCCTGGGGAGCCCAGTAATACAGGAGGAAATGAGGAGTGTGCTGAGATGTTCACTACTAGCTATTGGAATGATCAGCCCTGTGATGAGAATCTGCCTGCGATCTGTGAGGCGTCTGATGGTACTTACAGTACTACCGGGAGTATGTCTTGGATGGCTGCGCGAGATGTCTGTGAAAGTAGAGGGGAGCACCTGGTAGTTATTAATGATCAGTCTGAGCAGAATTATCTTCAGGCTAACTATGGCTATGGGTGGATAGGTTATCGTCAATCTAGTACTGGTTCTGAGCCTGGAGGTGGATGGGGGTGGAGTGCAGATCTGGAGTCTGAGGTAGTAAGTAGTAGCTCCAGTGTTCAGGATGTTGATTCTGATGGGGATTATGTTAGGGGTCGTCCGGTAAAAACTACGTTCACCTATGAAGTCCAGAATCCATACAAACCTATTGATACTGCTTTTGCACTTGATGGTTCTGGGAGTATGGGCAATTCTCGCTACGATGTGGCCGATGCTACAAAGGATTATATAGATGGAGCCAATACAGGTCAAGGAGATACTATTGCAGTATCAGAACTTGGAGAACAGCTTCAAAGTTTGACCACTGATAAATCTGATGCTAAAAGTGCTGCGGATCGTTACTGGGATGAAAGTCGGAGTTCGTGTATCGGCTGCGGTATTTCTAAGGCTCATGATCATCTTAAGGAGGGCAATAATCCTATCCAGGTGATTGTAGTTCTTGCTGATGCACAGGGAGGTTACAGCGGTCAGGCCGATGATGCAAGAGATGATGGAGTAGAAGTCCATGGGATCATGTATCCTGGGGCCGATATCAACAACTTCGAGAAAGTTACTGATTCTACCTGTGAAATGAATTCTGATGAGAACAGTGACGGAGATAACTGCTGGTACGGATCTTCAGGCACGATAGATGAGGTCTATGATTCTATTCAGGAAGAAGTTCAGGCGGAAGCAACTGCTGATTTGAATATGGTTATGCCGGATTATACATATACTCAAGATAGCTTCGATAGTCTTGAAAATCATGCTGATGGTGAAAACTATATCAGAGAAGATATAGATGCCAGCAGCGGAACACATACAGAGACCTTCACATGGCGCCCACTTACTGATGGTAGCGGTAAGGTGGTGAAAACAGGAAGTTCATATATAGATTTTCGATCAGATGGGAGTACCACGACCTATAATTTTCCATCCTCACATACTGAAGATATCTACTATGTAGATCTTAATGTATCTGACCACTCTCTTCTAAGGCGGAACGGCATGATAACTGTAAATCTCACGCTCCGGAATAAAGGCAATATAGAGTCTAAAACAAGGCCGTTACATCTGACAGATGAGGATAACAATATTTTATCGCGTCAGATAGATCCTATACCTGCAGGAGGAAAACACTATGAAGTATTCCGGGTAGCTGAAAATAATCTAACTTTCAGAGATGCACAGCGCATAACAGCTCATATAGATCCTAATACTGGAGGTTTCTGGTCTACAGCACCTCTAGGAGAGGGTGAGGCCCTAGAACCTGATGAAACCAATAACGATATGCCTATAGGTTATCCACCGCTTCTTTCATCTACTTCGCCATCAACAGTTAACTGGGATGATAACTTCCGATTCAGCCTGAATTTTGATCACTACTATCCTGATCAGGTACAGGGAAATTATACTGTATTAGAAGATGGCAATAAAATTAGAGATGAGGCTTCCTACAGCAAACCTGCAGAGGGGACACTGAGAACTAACCAGATAGATAATGATGAGTCCAGAATATACTACAATATTACGAGCAAGATAAGAGGGCCGCAGGGAGCTTTATCTGTTTACAATCATACTTTCTACGTCAGTAATCCGAGGCCTGAGATCTATGCTGCTGAGCCGAAGAACTTGAACAGTGTGTATCAGAATCCTGTGCAGTTGAGGGCCTTTGTAGATGATGAGAATAATGTTGAGAATTCTAATGGCCTTAATGTTAGTATCTATAATCAGGAGACTGGAAATCTTCTGAAGGAGGTTGAGGGTGTAGCTCCGAGGACACCTGTATCTTATTCCTGGTCTGAGGCTGATGAGGCGGGTAAGACTTATCGCTGGAATGTGACTGTTTCTGATGACTGGGATACTGTTTCCGAGGTTTTCAGGTTTGTGAAAGGTTCAAGAGTGAGTTACAGGACTGAGACTGAGAGCAATTACAGTTACTCTGGTGTCGTTACTTCTTCGGGAGGTCAGGGAGCTTTCAGGTACAGTGTACGGAATCGTCTTGAATTCAACAAAAATAATATGCGGACTACACTTTCAGGAGTAGATGCCCGGTTTGAGAGTACTGGAACAGGTACCAAGAGCTATGCGTTGCCTAAAGAATCGTCAAAAACCTTCAATATAATAGTTAATCCTGGAAATGGGCTTGAAGGCCAACAATATCTTACGGTCACCACTACTAACGAAGACCTAGGCATTAATAACACCGATAAGATTCCTATATTTATCCGCAGTGATGCTAAAAGAAGTAGAGGGGTTCCGGGCCTATCAATATTGAATATTTTGTTTATGATTCTGGCCTCTACCCTTTATTTCGCTGGTTCTCACTGA
- a CDS encoding vWA domain-containing protein, with amino-acid sequence MKKGLLAFIVVLYLALASGANTYANDLSSSAVDVDGDGEFVMGREVVTSFNYTINNPYRPIDTAIVIDESGSMSGVIGSAKQGAKDYVDATNTSSGDRNAVVEFESDADILESLTTSKQDAKDAIDTINDGGGTDLPAGVSKGHSALTSASDPNPIQVMIVLADGGGGDPGTEADDARDDGIEVHGIMYGSGASTSEFESMTDSSDCSKNSNENSDGDSCWYAETGSITSVYEQIREQVDQDVQGELGVVLPDHAYVDSSYDSSTDLSGPNTRYKLTDIPTDDGEYKRSFSWYPTTKGYETIKTGESYLKLDVQGSTDYYNYTSSFDRDIKYVDFSIQDTNIEREETEINVNYTVANDGNIASRPRDLKIIDGEGHIISRNVDPIPAGGTFFDNFTVGANHNVFQDSNRITAFMDYLGFFNSIPPGEGGTLEPNENNNDQLMGYPPRLISTSPSTVEWNDTFRFSLDFGHYYADQVQGKYSVYENGTLIRDNVSFSKPAEGTVQTNDIDNDNSTIYYNITSYLEGPSGATAIYRDSYYVSNPRPEIYAAEPKNLNSVYESPVQLRAFVDDENNVENPNNLNVTVRDYETGRLLLSKKNVLPRSSVSYDWVSADQDGKTYRWNVTVEDRWHQVSEVFRFKKSTRFSYRTETESNYSYSGVVASSGGQGDFRFTVSNPLDFDKDDMQTSLSGVDAKFEGTGTNTKSYSLPNGTTRTFNIIVSPNSSQTGQQYLQITTTNQDLNINNTDNIPIYIRKDAKRSRGVPGLGMLQLMVLLASSALIFFRRI; translated from the coding sequence ATGAAGAAAGGCCTGCTGGCTTTTATTGTTGTTCTGTATCTTGCTCTTGCTTCAGGTGCAAATACGTATGCAAATGACTTGAGCTCTTCTGCAGTGGATGTTGATGGGGATGGCGAGTTTGTGATGGGTAGAGAAGTTGTTACCAGTTTTAATTATACTATAAACAATCCTTATCGGCCTATTGATACGGCGATTGTGATCGACGAGTCTGGCAGTATGAGCGGTGTGATTGGCTCGGCTAAACAGGGCGCCAAAGATTATGTGGATGCTACTAATACTTCTTCCGGCGATAGAAATGCTGTGGTGGAGTTTGAAAGTGATGCAGATATTCTTGAATCTCTTACAACCAGTAAACAGGATGCTAAGGATGCTATAGATACTATAAATGATGGTGGAGGAACGGATCTTCCTGCGGGCGTTTCGAAAGGCCACAGCGCGTTAACTAGTGCTAGCGATCCTAATCCTATCCAGGTAATGATTGTGCTTGCAGATGGAGGTGGTGGAGATCCCGGTACTGAGGCCGATGATGCCAGGGATGATGGTATTGAGGTGCATGGGATAATGTATGGTTCGGGGGCCAGTACCAGTGAGTTTGAAAGCATGACAGATTCCTCTGATTGCAGTAAGAACTCCAATGAAAACAGTGATGGTGACTCTTGCTGGTATGCTGAGACTGGATCGATAACCAGTGTCTACGAACAGATTAGAGAACAGGTAGATCAGGACGTGCAGGGAGAGCTCGGTGTAGTACTTCCTGATCATGCCTATGTTGATTCAAGCTACGATAGCTCTACTGATCTTTCTGGCCCAAATACACGGTATAAGCTAACAGATATCCCAACAGATGATGGGGAGTACAAAAGAAGTTTCAGCTGGTATCCAACAACCAAGGGCTATGAAACTATAAAGACGGGAGAATCCTACCTTAAGCTAGATGTACAAGGTTCAACAGACTATTACAACTATACTTCATCTTTCGATAGAGATATCAAGTATGTGGACTTCAGTATTCAGGACACAAATATTGAAAGAGAGGAAACAGAGATCAATGTAAACTATACTGTCGCCAATGATGGAAATATTGCTTCTAGGCCAAGAGATTTGAAAATTATCGATGGTGAAGGCCATATAATTAGTCGTAATGTAGACCCCATCCCTGCGGGAGGCACTTTCTTCGATAACTTTACTGTAGGCGCTAACCACAATGTTTTCCAGGATTCTAATAGGATTACGGCCTTTATGGACTACCTTGGTTTCTTCAACTCAATTCCTCCTGGAGAAGGAGGCACGCTAGAACCAAATGAGAACAACAACGACCAGTTAATGGGCTATCCTCCCCGGTTGATAAGCACTTCACCGTCAACTGTTGAGTGGAACGATACTTTCAGGTTTAGCCTGGATTTCGGCCATTATTATGCAGATCAGGTTCAGGGAAAGTACTCGGTGTACGAAAACGGTACTTTGATCAGAGATAACGTAAGTTTCTCCAAGCCAGCAGAGGGAACTGTACAGACTAATGATATAGATAACGATAATTCCACGATTTACTACAATATCACCAGCTATCTGGAAGGTCCTAGCGGCGCCACAGCTATCTACAGAGACAGTTATTATGTCAGTAATCCGAGGCCTGAGATCTATGCTGCTGAGCCGAAGAATTTGAACAGTGTGTATGAGTCTCCTGTGCAGTTAAGGGCCTTTGTAGATGATGAAAATAATGTTGAGAATCCGAATAATCTGAATGTGACTGTCCGTGATTATGAGACAGGCCGTCTTCTTCTTTCAAAGAAAAATGTCTTGCCTCGTTCTTCTGTAAGTTATGATTGGGTTTCTGCAGATCAGGATGGCAAGACTTATCGCTGGAATGTGACTGTTGAGGATCGATGGCATCAGGTCTCTGAAGTTTTCAGGTTCAAGAAGTCAACAAGATTCAGCTACAGAACTGAGACTGAGAGCAATTACAGTTACTCTGGAGTTGTGGCCTCTTCGGGGGGTCAGGGAGATTTCAGGTTTACTGTCAGTAATCCTCTTGATTTTGACAAGGACGACATGCAGACAAGCTTGTCAGGAGTGGATGCCAAGTTTGAAGGCACGGGCACGAACACGAAAAGTTATTCTCTCCCGAATGGAACTACCAGGACTTTCAATATTATTGTCTCGCCGAACTCTTCTCAAACCGGCCAGCAATACCTGCAGATTACAACCACGAATCAGGATTTAAACATCAATAATACAGATAATATTCCCATCTACATTAGAAAGGATGCGAAGAGAAGTAGAGGAGTTCCAGGCCTTGGAATGCTTCAGCTAATGGTGCTGCTGGCTTCCTCGGCGTTAATATTTTTCAGAAGAATTTAA
- a CDS encoding 30S ribosomal protein S17e, protein MGRVRQTYVKRLAKDLVSADEERFSEDFDENKEELKDMDEFKSKKLRNRVAGYIVRVVQNKED, encoded by the coding sequence ATGGGACGTGTAAGACAAACCTATGTTAAGAGACTTGCCAAGGACCTGGTAAGTGCTGATGAAGAAAGATTTTCAGAAGACTTCGACGAAAACAAGGAAGAACTCAAGGATATGGATGAGTTCAAGTCTAAGAAGCTTAGAAACAGAGTTGCTGGCTACATTGTAAGAGTAGTCCAGAACAAAGAAGATTAA
- a CDS encoding DUF211 domain-containing protein, producing MTKIRRLVLDVLKPHKPGMVKLAEEVEKCSGVEGLNATIYEIDEEVRNLKVTIEGENIDDKEVREAVEDLGGSIHSIDEIVYGDKIVEESKTPQDK from the coding sequence ATGACCAAGATCAGAAGACTGGTGCTTGACGTACTGAAACCTCACAAGCCCGGAATGGTAAAACTTGCAGAAGAAGTAGAGAAATGCTCGGGAGTAGAAGGCCTCAACGCAACTATCTACGAAATAGATGAAGAAGTAAGAAACCTGAAAGTTACAATTGAAGGAGAAAATATTGACGACAAAGAGGTAAGAGAGGCCGTAGAAGATCTTGGAGGCAGCATACACTCGATCGATGAGATTGTTTACGGCGATAAAATAGTTGAAGAAAGCAAGACTCCGCAGGACAAGTAA
- a CDS encoding VIT1/CCC1 transporter family protein: MLEKIREAWKNEDVRKISRRYFISNGFDGTLTSTGVAVGSFLTGVPSGLTVFKVGIGAGIGLATSGVWSVWEIERAEKLAEVHELEGPMMKDLEDTEIHRKKKEGRVVNAAMSGLGPVIGILLPLIPFLFEPVIGMLYSTVASVLVGMMLLGAFGVYMGRLSGQKLYVAAGRMAAAGLVVTLLNVVLPG; encoded by the coding sequence ATGCTAGAGAAAATCCGTGAGGCCTGGAAGAATGAAGACGTCAGAAAGATTTCCAGACGCTACTTTATCTCCAACGGCTTCGACGGAACACTAACTTCTACAGGCGTAGCAGTAGGAAGCTTTCTAACAGGAGTTCCTTCAGGCCTCACAGTTTTCAAGGTAGGTATAGGTGCAGGAATAGGCCTTGCAACTTCAGGAGTATGGAGTGTATGGGAAATTGAGAGAGCAGAGAAACTGGCCGAAGTCCACGAACTTGAAGGCCCGATGATGAAAGATCTTGAAGACACAGAGATACACAGGAAGAAGAAAGAAGGCCGTGTAGTTAACGCAGCAATGAGTGGTTTAGGCCCGGTAATAGGTATTTTGCTTCCTTTGATACCTTTCCTTTTCGAACCAGTGATTGGAATGCTTTACTCGACTGTGGCCTCGGTACTGGTTGGAATGATGTTGCTGGGAGCTTTCGGAGTCTACATGGGAAGGCTTTCAGGCCAGAAACTGTATGTCGCTGCTGGCAGGATGGCTGCAGCAGGCCTTGTAGTTACACTTCTCAATGTAGTGCTTCCTGGCTAA
- a CDS encoding alanyl-tRNA editing protein — protein MTELLYYPGNEYQKEFDSEVSKAREVDGYICLKETLFYKEGGGQPADHGKISWNGKKAQVTDVQKEHGEIRHYIEGDFPEPGQEVHGEIDWERRYKHMRMHTAQHVLSWIALEEYDATTAGNQIHEDQSRIDFKPVEFDEEDVEKIEREANALIEKGLEVSKKEMARDLVEERLTEGRTNLDLIPDSIDPLRVVVIGEDDICPCGGTHVDSIDEIGKINIVNRVSKGANVERLEFELEE, from the coding sequence ATGACAGAACTCCTGTACTATCCTGGCAATGAGTATCAGAAAGAATTTGATTCAGAGGTTTCAAAAGCAAGAGAGGTTGACGGATACATCTGCCTGAAGGAAACCCTTTTCTACAAGGAAGGTGGCGGCCAGCCAGCAGATCACGGAAAGATTTCGTGGAATGGGAAAAAGGCCCAAGTGACTGATGTGCAGAAAGAGCATGGAGAGATCAGACACTACATTGAGGGAGATTTCCCGGAGCCAGGACAGGAAGTTCACGGTGAAATTGACTGGGAGCGACGTTATAAGCATATGAGAATGCATACGGCCCAGCACGTTCTTTCCTGGATAGCTCTTGAAGAGTATGATGCAACGACGGCAGGAAACCAGATTCACGAGGATCAGTCAAGAATAGATTTTAAGCCTGTAGAGTTTGATGAGGAAGATGTGGAGAAAATTGAAAGAGAGGCCAATGCACTGATTGAGAAAGGTCTTGAAGTAAGTAAAAAGGAGATGGCCCGTGATCTTGTTGAGGAAAGGCTGACAGAAGGCCGTACCAATCTGGATCTTATTCCTGACAGCATAGACCCTCTTAGAGTAGTAGTGATTGGAGAAGATGATATCTGTCCATGTGGCGGTACTCACGTTGACAGTATCGATGAGATTGGAAAAATTAATATCGTGAACAGGGTTTCGAAAGGTGCTAATGTGGAAAGGCTGGAGTTCGAGCTGGAGGAGTAG
- a CDS encoding NUDIX domain-containing protein, producing the protein MTDDISGQKIVVSKALIQNEEGKFLAVRESEDRDKDTAGKWELPGGRVKVGEDRFEAAKRELREETGLDVSDGEDVVRIEVESDHLVSCYIVHFKEYEGEPEIKEKGHHSEFKWVTGEEFLNMDWHSDAGYDIVPMMYLQEYLEKEKIY; encoded by the coding sequence ATGACAGATGATATTTCAGGCCAGAAAATAGTGGTCAGCAAGGCCCTGATCCAGAACGAGGAAGGAAAATTCTTGGCGGTCAGAGAATCCGAAGATAGAGATAAAGATACAGCTGGGAAATGGGAGCTGCCTGGAGGCCGTGTAAAGGTTGGAGAAGACCGATTTGAGGCAGCTAAAAGAGAGCTCAGGGAGGAGACAGGCCTTGATGTTTCAGATGGTGAAGACGTTGTCAGGATAGAGGTAGAATCCGACCACCTTGTATCCTGCTACATCGTCCACTTCAAAGAATACGAGGGCGAACCTGAAATCAAAGAGAAAGGCCATCACAGCGAGTTCAAATGGGTAACCGGGGAAGAATTTCTCAACATGGACTGGCACAGCGATGCAGGCTACGATATAGTTCCAATGATGTACTTGCAGGAGTACCTGGAAAAAGAGAAAATTTACTAA